The DNA region GCTCCGTGCCGAGCCGCTGGCGAGCGTCCTCGAGATCGGCGTCGTCGCCACTGAAATGGGTATTCAGCGCCGTCTCCAGTTCGCGGCGATTGGGCTTGAAGACGGTGGCGCCGGAATACGCGAAGAAGTTGCGGATCTTCGGATCGACGACAACGGGAATCCCACGGGCGCGTCCCGCGGCAACGAGTTCGCCGGCCATCGCGGCATCAATGGCACCCTTGTCATAGTCCTCGATCAGCAGGACGTCGCACTCGGCGAGCACGGCGTGCGCCGAGGCAAGGAGCGCTTCGCGCTGACGAGCCGGGAGCGGATTGGTCACCTCGCGATCGAGGCGGACCACCTGCTGGCCGCGAGCGACGATGCGGGTCTTGGACGTCGTTGGCCGGCCGGCGATGGTTACCAATCGGTTGACGGGGACGCCGAGCGCCTGAATCGCCTGGATCAGCGATCGGCCGGCGTCGTCGTCGCCGACGACTCCTGTCAGCTGGGGGCGGGCACCAGCGGCCACGATGTTGGCGGCAACGTTTGCGGCGCCGCCGGGAGCGAGGCGCTCATCCTCGACGGTCACGACGGGAACAGGCGCTTCCGGGGAAATCCGGTCGGCGTCACCGAGCAGGTACCGATCGAGCATCACGTCGCCGATCACGCCGATCCGGGTGGCGCGCATCGCCGCCAGGATCTGCTCGACGCGGGTCCGGTGGACCGGCGGCAGCGGAGTCGTCATGCGGGGAAGGTAGCGCCGGGACGAACACCGCCGCGAGCGTTTCGTGCCGGAAAGTTGTTCGGCCGGCCGGACCGATCCGGGTATCTTGCCCGCCGATGAATGATCTCAATGTGACGGTGACCCGCGGCTCGATCGCAGAGTCGGTCCATCCGGTTTCGGCCGCAGTTGTCACTGCGGATCGTGAAATCGTGGCGCACGCCGGTGATCCCGGCCTGGTGACCTATTGGCGATCGGCTTCGAAGCCGTTCCAGTTGATGCCGCTCCTCATTGACGGCGGCGTGGAGCGATTTGCTCTCGACCGGCCCATGATCGCGCTTGCCTGTGGGTCGCACAACGCCGAGTCGGTGCATCGCGAAGTTGGTGCGCGGTGGCTCTCGGCGATCGGGGCAACTGAAGCCGACCTGGCGTGCGGTGGTCACCCGTCGCTCTGGCCCGCCCTGGCTGACGCGATGGTGCACGACGACGTCGCGGCGACTCCGCTCTGGAGCAACTGCTCGGGAAAACATGCCGGCCTGCTCGCACTGGCGCGTCTGCACGGATGGGGGCCGTCAGGATACGAGGAACGATCGCATCCGGTGCAGCAGCGCGTCGCCGAGTCGGTGGCCGAATGGAGCGGTCTCCCGATCGACGAGCTCCAGTGGGGGATCGACGGCTGTACCGCTGCTGCGGTGGCGCTACCGCTTCATGCCATGGCCGCGGCGTACGCGCGACTCGGCAGCCGAGACGACTCGCCCGCGCAATTGATCCGGGACGCGATGATCGGCGATCCGTACCTTGTTGCCGGGGCTGAGCGCCTCGACACCGTGTTGATGGAAGCGTGGCCCGGCGAGGTGATCGCGAAGATCGGTGCAGAGGGTGTGTACTCCGCAGCACTGCCGCGCGCCGGCGTGGGTCTGGCCCTCAAGGTGCACGACGGTGACATGAAAGCTGCGTGCGTCGCATTGGTCGGTCTGCTCGAACAGGTCGCCAGTCGACTGAAGATCGATGCGGCGTGGCCCGACCATGCGCTCACGCCGTGGCGCCTTCCACAGATTCGCAACACTCGCGGCATCGCGACCGGCCAGTTCGAGTTGCGAGGGACGCTGCAGTGGCGGTAGCGGAAGGCGCGCTCGATCGAGCGACCGCCGCACTCATCGCGCTGGCCGCCACCGCCGCGTCAGGCAACAGGGACGAGGTCCGATCGGCCGTCGACGCCGCGATCGCCGCTGGTGTCGCGGCGCGCGCGGTTGATGAACTGATCTTGCAATCGGTGCTGACACTCGGGTGGCCGCGTGCCCTGGTCGCCGCCGAGGTGTGGCGCGCCGCCAGCGGTGCCGCGCCAACCGGTGGCGACGATGGACTCGACTACACCGAGCATGCGGCGTGGGCCGAGCGCGGTGAAGAGACGTGCCGGGTGATTTACGGCGAGAGCTTCGA from Gemmatimonadales bacterium includes:
- a CDS encoding asparaginase, encoding MNDLNVTVTRGSIAESVHPVSAAVVTADREIVAHAGDPGLVTYWRSASKPFQLMPLLIDGGVERFALDRPMIALACGSHNAESVHREVGARWLSAIGATEADLACGGHPSLWPALADAMVHDDVAATPLWSNCSGKHAGLLALARLHGWGPSGYEERSHPVQQRVAESVAEWSGLPIDELQWGIDGCTAAAVALPLHAMAAAYARLGSRDDSPAQLIRDAMIGDPYLVAGAERLDTVLMEAWPGEVIAKIGAEGVYSAALPRAGVGLALKVHDGDMKAACVALVGLLEQVASRLKIDAAWPDHALTPWRLPQIRNTRGIATGQFELRGTLQWR
- a CDS encoding PfkB family carbohydrate kinase; this translates as MTTPLPPVHRTRVEQILAAMRATRIGVIGDVMLDRYLLGDADRISPEAPVPVVTVEDERLAPGGAANVAANIVAAGARPQLTGVVGDDDAGRSLIQAIQALGVPVNRLVTIAGRPTTSKTRIVARGQQVVRLDREVTNPLPARQREALLASAHAVLAECDVLLIEDYDKGAIDAAMAGELVAAGRARGIPVVVDPKIRNFFAYSGATVFKPNRRELETALNTHFSGDDADLEDARQRLGTEHLLLTLGAEGVALVSPSHPLRRAASVARDVFDVSGAGDTVAAWTALGLAAGATVAESVWLANVAAGVEVGKLGTATVSAAEILGALDELEGA
- a CDS encoding carboxymuconolactone decarboxylase family protein; this encodes MAVAEGALDRATAALIALAATAASGNRDEVRSAVDAAIAAGVAARAVDELILQSVLTLGWPRALVAAEVWRAASGAAPTGGDDGLDYTEHAAWAERGEETCRVIYGESFEKLRRNVRALHPALEQWMIIEGYGRTLSRPGLALPVRELCTVAQIAVLDAPRQLHSHLLGAVRAGASIEAVEATLGLVRPMVHPADLAVIEDLWDKVRSAAVGRS